One stretch of Nicotiana tabacum cultivar K326 chromosome 18, ASM71507v2, whole genome shotgun sequence DNA includes these proteins:
- the LOC107813123 gene encoding uncharacterized protein LOC107813123, giving the protein MQRSRDQRSRSSRSTTIHGFAQSGDLLAFQKLLSGNPSLLNERNPVMVQTPLHVAAGYNNVEILKFLLGWSGPEKLEMEAKNMYGETPLHMAAKNGSNEAVKMLLAHGALVEAKANNGMSPLHLAVWHSLRAEDCSTVKTLLEHDANCSAEDNEGMTPINHLSQGPGNEKLHELLNWHLEEQRKRKAIEACGQTKAKMDELENELSKIVGLHELKQQLRKWAKGMLLDERRQALGLKVGARRPPHMAFLGNPGTGKTMVARILGKLLHMVGILPTEKVTEVQRTDLVGEFVGHTGPKTRRKIQEAEGGILFVDEAYRLIPMQKSDDKDYGLEALEEIMSVMDSGKIVVIFAGYSEPMKRVISSNEGFCRRVTKFFHFENFSSKDLAQILHLKMTNQAESSLLYGFKLNHSCSVDAVATLIGEETTEKLRKEMNGGLVDPMLVNARENLDLRLTFDCTDSDELLTITLEDLRAGLQLLSQ; this is encoded by the exons ATGCAGAGGTCACgagatcaacggtcaagatccTCTAGATCCACAACCATTCACGGGTTCGCTCAATCTGGGGATCTACTTGCCTTTCAAAAGCTGCTTTCcggaaacccttctcttctcaatGAACGTAACCCAGTT ATGGTGCAGACACCACTTCATGTTGCTGCTGGTTACAATAATGTTGAAATACTCAAGTTTTTGCTTGGTTGGTCTGGGCCAGAAAAGTTGGAGATGGAAGCCAAGAATATG TATGGAGAGACCCCATTGCACATGGCAGCCAAGAATGGTAGTAATGAAGCTGTAAAGATGCTTCTTGCTCATGGTGCTCTCGTTGAAGCGAAAGCAAAT AATGGGATGAGTCCATTGCATCTTGCTGTTTGGCACTCTCTACGAGCTGAAGACTGTTCCACAGTCAAGACATTGTTAGAGCATGATGCTAATTGTAGTGCTGAAGACAAT GAGGGCATGACTCCAATAAATCATCTCTCTCAAGGACCGGGCAATGAAAAATTGCACGAACTTCTTAATTGGCATCTTGAGGAACAAAGGAAACGTAAAGCTATTGAAGCATGCGGCCAGACAAAAGCAAAAATGGATGAACTTGAAAATGAATTGTCTAAAATAGTGGGCTTACATGAGCTTAAGCAGCAACTCCGGAAATGGGCAAAGGGGATGCTCTTGGATGAGAGGCGTCAGGCGCTAGGACTTAAAGTTGGTGCAAGAAGACCACCTCATATGGCTTTTCTTGGAAACCCTGGTACAG GTAAAACTATGGTTGCTAGGATTCTTGGTAAGTTACTTCATATGGTAGGGATTCTTCCAACTGAAAAGGTGACGGAAGTGCAGAGAACAGATCTGGTTGGTGAATTTGTTGGTCATACAGGACCAAAGACGAGGAGAAAG ATCCAAGAAGCTGAAGGGGGAATTCTTTTTGTTGATGAAGCCTATCGGTTAATACCTATGCAGAAGTCAGATGATAAGGATTATGGTTTGGAAGCGCTAGAGGAGATAATGTCTGTCATGGACAGTGGAAAAATTGTGGTCATTTTTGCAGGCTATAGTGAACCAATGAAGCGTGTAATCTCCTCTAATGAAGGCTTTTGTAGAAGAGTTACGAAgttctttcattttgaaaactttaGTTCGAAGGACCTAGCTCAAATTCTTCATCTTAAAATGACTAATCAAGCTGAGAGCAGCTTGTTATACGGATTTAAGTTGAATCATTCATGTAGTGTTGATGCTGTTGCAACGCTTATCGGGGAAGAAACCACTGAAAAGCTGCGCAAGGAGATGAATGGAGGTCTAGTGGATCCAATGCTGGTTAATGCAAGAGAAAATTTGGATTTGAGACTCACTTTTGACTGTACAGACTCAGATGAATTACTTACAATCACATTAGAGGATTTAAGAGCTGGTTTGCAATTGCTGTCTCAATGA